The region CGCCGCGAAGCAGGGGTACGGCGGGTTCTTCGGAAATTTCGAAGAGTTTGCTAAAAAGGGCGGCGCCGTCGAAGCGAAGAAATACGGCTTCAGCAGCGGCGACAACGCGAAGGAGTCTCGTTGATGCTAATTACCACTACAATTCGTGTACAGTAGTATTATGGTTTCTCATTAATGTACGGTAGGACCCACCAGACGATAATCGACCTGctaaatttgtatttattcaacAATGCACTTATACATTTCTACAGCATGTTCTATATCTGTTAGGTAATAAATTAATGgttcaaatatatttatacttatGTACGTAATGTGTATGTGCGTAGATTTTTGCAAGATCTCTTAATTCATGTTTCCCCTCACTATCTCTCCGTTCAATCATTTTGCCAGCGTTCAACGTCGTAAGAAAGCAAATGGAAAACTTTAATTTCGTTTTACCGCGCTGATCGGATAAATTCGTGATATAACGGATATGTTACAGTGATATTTGTATTGCACGGAACTGCAGGACTGGACCACCGCGAACAATTCGGTTGAGTAACAGTTTGTAGTCGGGTTTAATACCTTTAGTGGATACCGTGCCGCCATGTAGGGGCGGTCATTTCCCTAATTTTGGTAAAAGCACCTGTTTCGGATTTGTCACAAAAGTCAGCGGCGATGATTAATGGGTATTAATAGAACCGCAGCGCCTGCTCGGTGCTACTGTAACGAATTGCAATGAATTGTAGTCAGGACCCCCCATCAAATGAGAATAAAGGCATAATTGATGAAACTATGCGGCCGGCGATAGTGATGCATGCTTGTTTCCCTCGGGGGCCGGGGAACGCGGCGTGGGGCATTCGTAGGCTGCACCCACATATGCAGATCACTGCATAGCCACACAGTTTCCGTGCATTCATCAACAATAAGCCGCACTAGATACCGCGGGGACGGAGCACTCCGAGAATGCATAAATCAGCCATTCTCCGCATTGCCATACATAACAGATAACACAACGTAACACGAGTGAATGGAGCTCCTGAATCGCCTGTTCTCACCTCCTTGGACGTCCCAGGCACACTAGCGCTTCCGACGGTCGTTTACAAATTATCGAAATACGTGATTTCCACGTTTACGTTTTTTCCATTACGCGGTGGGAAAATAACGCAGTAATAAAGACTTTCAAGTCTCACTCGTCTAGGACGGGAGTTTTCAAGCTCGTCGGGCCTACAATGGAATGATTCATGGGTGCTATTGAAGTACGGCAGGCTAGTATTTGGGGATAGATTGAGATTCATGCTGCTGTAGTGATTGGTCCAATTGGAAATCTGTTTTGAATAAGGACGATTCGATTAGTTTTGTATCGAATTGAACGAGACGACAGCGAAGGGTCAAAAAACAGCTGACGGTCCGGATTGATCTGGCGTTGAAGTTTCCTGAACTGCGTCAAAATTGTTaacctaaattttttttaacctaaATCAATCGTTGAATGCACTGGCATCAAATAAATGGCCTCGGCCATGGTGTCCAGAGTTttaaaaaactatttatcGAAGGTTGCTGGACTTGGCAGTCACTGTTATCGGGCCTTGCAGTTTCACGGATCTCCTCttaacttgaaaaattgctgTCAGGTATTTGACGAGGTTTCAACTAAAACACAATCAAGTTTTGACACTTCGCCTGTCGACCAATCAAACCACTATCGATTGAACTGGTAATTTCAGCAGGCGACACACCAATATTACACAAGGCTAGCCCGCACACAGGACCACGAGGCGATAATGAATGTGATGTGTGATACTTACTTGAAGTGCGAACCTTCCATAGTGAACATCGGGCTTTCCGGGATGGAACTTCCCACCCTAAACCTCATGATTCGCAAGGGGATGAAAGAGGGCATGACCATTGTGGCAGTTCGTGGGGATGACGAGGCTGTGATCGGAGCCGCGGTAAATACCGGGTCATGTCCTTGGAATCCTGATCATCTCCTGCGGTTTGCAAAGTGTTGCCAATGCGGCCCCATTCAGGATCTTCTGACGTTCTACGCTTACGTGACAGCGACGCCACAGCTCTGGCAGAAGTACTGCATCCTCAAGATATTCGAATGCACTTACGTTACGGTCGCTAACGAGTATCAGGGCAACGGGATAGCGAAACGTTTAATTCAGGACAGCTGGTATCTTGCCAGAGACTGTGGCTACAGGTTGTTTCGCATCGACTGCACGAGCAGGTAGCGAGCTTTTCGTCCTGGACGATTCGTGGCTTTTTTTCTAAACCGGTATTCTCGTTCAAGGTACACGGCCAAGGTGGCTGATGGATTCAGGTGGGAATGCGTGTGGAGCTTACCGTTCGATGAATACAAGTGCAACGGCGAGGTAATTTTCAAGCATATTCAAGAGCCGCACGGAAGGGTCGATGTCTACGTGGACCAGGTCAGATTTTGCAAGGACTATTGCAGGCCGCATCCAACCTGTAACaaacggaggaaaaaaaatgatcgcgTATGGAGGTTACGATAGAGAAATGACACGTCCTGTAGTGTCCGCGAATAATTGTTTCATGTATGCTTGTGTGGTGATCAATGACGACTGGTGAagtatgaataatttaattttaatcttgATTATTGTTGGCTCCCATTTCGCAGTCGCGCGGTAATTATTCGCACATTTGtcaaggcttcaacgtcaccCGGGGCATCAGCTGTTGCGTAGTCGCAGATTTTCggcggtatacgtatacgtgtaggtacacgtatacatacaacCACGCAGCGTCCTGGGTAGTAATTAAACTTCACAACATCTCGGCTTACTTCAATCTCTGGTCGCAATTACACCGACCAGCTGTTGACTTAATAACGAACGAAATCTGTACCATGTGCCGCGATACGGCGGAGAGGAAGACCTTGCTAAGGGGCAAAAGTGGGGTGGAAAGCCGCGTGTCAGGCGGCGAGGCTTCCGGTTGAGGGCTTTCCAGTTCCGTTCATAATTCAAATGATATTTGCAAGGGGTTTCAAAGGTTCGCCTGGAAACGTTACGCAAGAATAAAACCTGGCAGATCGGACCCCTGCAGACTCGTCAAGGTGCAGAGCAAAAGAAACTTCCACCCCAGAGCTGGTGGGTCGTGCGATTCTTCGCTATGGTTGCAGAGCACCAACTTTCCGTGGTCCCTCGCCCCTGAGACAACAATCTACAAGCAAAAACAATCAATTAGTGACGCATCACCATCCCACTTATCCACTTGGAATTACAGTTGACAAACTTTGAATTTTGCGATTATGTTTTGCTGTTTTGGGACTGATAGTGATTATTACGCCTTGATTGTCAGGGTGTTTCGTTCCTTATACACCGTTCTCTCACCgtatttttccaacaaataTACAGATAATTATACGGAGTTTGATCCCCTTTCACTAAATCATAGCTCTTTACATTGAAGTGGTCTCCGCCCTTCAGCGCGGCGGGCGAGGATTAACGAAGCAAGTACTTCTGCGGGGTCATTTGCAGCCACCGAGAATTACGTACCTACAACGTAGGTACAACGTCCACCCATACGAGCATCTCGAGTGGTAGCATTCAGCGTTGAAATAGATGGATGCAGGCTATAGCGGCACACGTTACCTGCTATGGTAGTGTTCCAACATTCCTCTGGCATCGAGGATTGTTTCCCGAATTGGAATAGTTTGAGCGGACCCGGCTCGTCGACCGACGTCAGTTTCGGACCGCAGTTCCAGTACGAATGAGGTTCTCCCCGACCGCCGTCGCCTTCACCGAAATTCATAATCGAGCCGTGATCATTTCATTGCGCGCAATTTATCCCCCTGCATGCACTCACTATTCCGTTTACTCACGGTTAATGACGTACTTTCAGGGATTAATCTTCCCGCTTGAAAGCCCCGGTGGACTTCTTTTTCATCCGTGTATGTGTGCCTGCGTGTGCGCTGTAATGAAGCACGCTTTCGAAAACAGCTTTTCAGAAATCTCCTCGAGGCGTCTGGCGCGGACAAACTCCGGCACCGCGATGTTTCTTCGTACGCGGTCTAGAATTCAGGTGGTCGGTACGCATTTTTCCTCATAATTCCTAAGAAGGGGACTCGAGAAGCTGCAGTTGTACTCTCTGCCTTTGAATCAGTGATAATTCACTGATTCTCGGTTATAAGTATATACGACTGGAAAAAATCAGTCCACGTACACTGAAAATTCAGTGACTTTATACACATACAGATACACTCATTTTGTCCAGTGGTATACCTATAACTGTTTCACAATTGTAAAATAGGTTTTTCAGAATCGTTTACTATTAGAGCCTCGTAGGtcttagaaataaataaaattagcaGTCTTGGACCCCAAAGCCCCGAACCCAGGCACTTACAGAGCTTTTACCGTATCGCAACTCCCAGCCCTGGACTACCTACAAGGGAAGCTGGCCCGCAGTGGCTGATTCGAGGATGGATGCAGCCGTTTCTGGACCGTCGAGCATTCTCTGAACGTTGTACTCATTACCAGGTCCCTTTAACCCGATGTCCCCAGGTCAATATGTAGGGCCATTGTAGCGAGGACAAGTGTGTTTATCCCTGGATCTCGGATGCACGCAGACCCGCGCAGATATTGTCTCACCAGTGCAGTACACGCCGGTCGTGTATGTAACGTTATTGATGATAGATGCCATCACGGAGTCTCTCGTTTATATGCCGTTTGTGTTGCTGCCCGAATATATTGACGCTGGTTCCGCTAATCAAAGGCCGCTAACGAGCCCTTTGATTAAAGGCCATGCCGTGAAGAATTGCCCCCGCAGGTTTCAGCGCGAATTTATCCCGAGGGGGGTCCGTGTGATCATCATTGTTTACATGCATTCGTCACGGCACATATCGAATGTGCGATTTGGGAACAACTAAGTAAACAGCGTATCCCTTGTTTATTCACGtggttaaattatttctaccgGGGCGGAGGACGAGCACGAGGCGAGTGATAACTAATTTACTTCTGTTTGACCTTGTATGTTGTATACACTGTGCAGAGAGAGTGAGATAGAGTGAGAgagaacgaaaaagaaatacacCACTGGACGCCAAACAATTTGCGAGCTGTTTGTGCTTCGTGGGCACCGCACGAGGTACGCTCAATTAGGTATCTATCGCCTATCTACCCGACCAACtaaacctgaacctaaattacAAAATGGCTGTGATTTGATTCGACCTTTTGTGCCTTTCCGGTGTATAATTACGCGATTGCTTTCGCCGCGCCTGTCATCGTCCACGGGACAGGATGCAGAGCACATACACATAATATAACAACCCGGATTTACTCCGTTCTACCCCGAACAAAACAAGTTAATTAACCGGGCGTTGTGAGGCGAGCTTGTGATACGTCCGCGCGAGGTTCATAATACGCCAAAGAATTAGCGAGTCATTAGCACAACTTGAACTAAGAATTTTCTCGTTAGCTGTAAAAGCTCTCCGAGAAATAACTCGATTAAAAAACTAGCCTCGGACCAGCAGCAACGACAGGCAATTAACGAAAGTGCTTCTCCAGTTTTCACGGATGCAGGCAGGAATAATTGTTGGCGAAAGAAGACTACTCGTGACTTATACGCTTCGGTGCGATGTTTTCTCcacgtgaaaatgaaaagtaatgCCCTCGTTTCGTAATATGTAGTACCTTGACTGTAGTGTACGCATGTGTAATATCGCTTGAAAAACGTTTTCCGTGTCAAATtctttcctgttttttttcagttaccaTTCAGCCCCGCACCGTTGTGTACACGGCGATGGACCAAGGGAGGAAGAAAAGCATTTTTCACTATTCTTTTACCTCGCATAATTTCTCGCGGAGGTGTTTACCGTTTGACGAGCGGTTTAGGGGATATAGAACGAGGGAATGCAGTTGCATATCGATTTGTTTGCCAACCTCGCTGCCAGCGGAATACTCCTACAATCTTTCTCGATTCCCCATTCTTCTTTCTCCATTCTTTTTATCACTCGAACCGTGTGAATCCTATCCAACCTCCCCGTGCAAGAATCCAGATGCTCGAGACTGCGGCACGAACTCGCAACGAGAGCGAAGGCGAATAGACGGTGCTCGGTGCTGAAGAACGATGAGCTAAGAACTGTACCTGCCTTTCATTCCTTTCACCGTTCCGTCCTATCCTATCCTACAGCTCTTCGCCTCATGTTATTTACCTATTGAAGTTTCATTCTCTCCGCGGAATGGCAACTGCATCGGGGTTTCTCTCAAGAATGCTTTGTCACTGTACTCTGCTTGTCGCACCGATTAATCTCCAGCGAACCATTCACTCaacattttcttttcgcttcgcttgtttttttgttaattcatTTTCTTATACCTACTTTGGTTTTCTTTACTATGCACATAACTGTTCGCATTTTGCGTAATAGCAGGATGAAATTGTACGTCTGAGAtcagagaaatgaaattttacagacaatcttttttcaacgatattgaaagaaataaatctaataaataaatggttAAAAGTGACAAAAATCGCAAGAACGGTATCgatcgtttaaaattttatgcagCCGTCGTTTCTTTTTAATCACAATTTATGGAAAATTCGACGGTGTTCGTCGGCACAGTGTCAAACTAGCTTTTCCCAGAAACACCTACGCTCAGTAACGAAAAATCATCGTTCGCACATGCGATGAATCGtgagaaatgaataattatttctagtATGCAGAGGGAACATGCGCTGCTCCAGCATTAATGATGCACAGCCCGTGTGTGAGGCATATCGGCTAACGAAGCTCGATCGTACAATTAAGATTGACGTTATTTGCATCGATACGCCTATTCCCGTTCCCATCGGGGCTCAAATTCGGTTAACGAAAATCGCGGGGCGACCGACTCTGCGCGGCGCGGCGCCGTGACGGTGCGACGTGACACTAGTCGTCCTCCAAATAGTTTGACAATCGAATAATTAACTACGTTATAATTGCGCCATTGCTACACTAGCGGAATCCCGACCCGTCAATTGATTATACATTCACGTCAGCTCAGATTCGTCACATGCGAAATATCCCTCCGCTCGGGTCGGGACGGCAGGCCTGACTGCCTCCAGACGTAACTCCTGAAGGACTCAGCTTCCCTCTTCAGGATTCCGTACCTTCGGGCGTCTTCCCCTTGAGTTATGTCCTCTCCGTGAACTCGATCCTCTGAGGAATTTCTATTCAATTTGATGGGGCTTCGCTAGCCACCTGCTAATTTGCCCTTCCCCATTCACCCTTCACCTTTCTCCCTTCACCCTTTCTCTTGGATTTTTTACCCGCTGTGAAGACGAGAGCGAAGATCTTTTGTTTCAGTTTCTTTTGAGATTGTCGCTTGcgtggttgaaaattttaccgcaGTTTCGTTAGGTGACTCAATAACGTTTTTTCTCCCTCGTCAATTTATAAtgcatcaaaaatattctcgcTTCGTAATTCTCCCAGAGTATATAAAATTCAGCATGTACGCGCAATTATTCATGCCTTGATTGAAATCCTGTGGCGGTAGTTGAAAAGTAATTAACTTTTAATAGAGAAAGTTTAGTAGTTCTAGGTTACCTACTCTCTTTATTCAACGCGCACGGGCGCATGCCATTCACCCGCTCTGAACGCTTCAACGAGAATGCTCGCTCTTTGCCGAACATTCGGGAATTACTCCCTGTGTACGCGCCATCGGGTTGCAAAAAAGCTCTTATTCGTATTTCAAGCAGCTGTTTTTTCcctaattttatttattttatcctcACGGACTGCGAGAGTTTGTCGCCAGTCAAACTCGCATAGAATTCTGAAGCCGGGTTGACATCGGGAAAGTTTTAGCGCGCAAGCTTCTGCACCCCCGATTCCACGAATATCGCCATGCTACGGATATGCGTCGGACCGGAAAACGGCGATAAAAAATGAGCGTAAAGATAAAGTTTTATTCCGCGTAGGAATGTCTTCCCGACGAGATCTAACTCGAAGTCCGTGACACCGGTGAATTATCACGCCACCAGACACACTCGAGAAATGCGAGGGACGTGGTATTGACGGAATTTCAATTATCCTTTATTCGAGACACTCGTAAGCTCGATATCCCGAACCACGCGACGTCGATCAGATCCGTCTTCTTCGCCTTACAGCCGCCTTTATCAAACGTTGATCGAAAAGATCTTCGCATTCTTGACTACGGTAGATCTAACGTGGTGAGAAAGCGCGGTTCTAGTTTTCGTTGGTAAAAATGACATGTTTCAGGCAGAGGGGGAAATATGGCCGGTGTTACGCGCGCTGAATTTGTCCCGTTTCGAAACAATTCGGACACCGTGAGATTCcggttttattaaatttcggGCAGGATATTACGGAGGCGCAATTAGTTCCAACTTATCTCCCTTTAATGCTCTTGAACCCCGGAATCCCCCGGAGGGTGCACCCCGCGTTTTCAGCATATCGATTAACACCCAATCCATAAATAGAACTACCCAACTTGGCATTTCGTACAAAATTCACGACCTGCGTTATCGACTACTCCTCAGACTTTGCCCGGTCACACCAACGAGTTACTGATTTTAACTTCCTCGGTGGCTCTCATTGCCGAACTGCCGTTAACGCCAAGTAGCCGACACGTCGAATAAGGCGGGTACTGATTGAAAATCGACTTTCAAGTGGAGAAAAATGGGAAAGACAGAAACAGAAACGGAAGAGAACCCTCAACGAATTAACGCTACGTGGCAGCGTATTCGTACCGGAAACTCCGTGGTTTCAAAGGACTTTTGATTGCACTCGGTATCTCGTCAATTTCAATCACCCGCGCTTGTGTCGGTCATTTATTAGATGCGTGTAATTTTCCATTCATGACGGTATAAAAgcatagaaatttttaatcacaggTATTCCAATCAGATCAGTTGATACGTTGAAACGTATCGGAGGCCAGCAATGGAAAATGTTGCTTCTTTAAACTGCGGAAGATTGCTTAATAGctataaatgaaatttcactgcTTTTTGGTTTAAACATATGCACGCGCCTGTACACGTTTATTCTAAAGGATTGCCGAGTGTCGGCCAAGCAGGGATTCCCGAGAATGGCAAGAAACCGAGCCAAAGCGGATTTTGATTAAAACACTCAGACACTGGGAAAGAGTGTATAAATATCATTTGACAAATACACGTCACGATGCAGCCAGCTCTCgccctctcgctctctttgCTGCGAGCAAGTATTACCTACCTTCATCTGCCCGGGTGCATTTTACTCCACGCACATATTCTATTTCAAATTGTGATAATATTTACCTTTGCATTAACGGGatagaaatatacatttacaattTGCTGATTATACACTGCGTTGATGGAGATTCGAGGTATAAAATGGCGAGAGAGGTTTACCTTGGTTGAAAGCAGAAAAATATAGAGCTTTTCTTTCCTATCGCGGAAGCGTATAAAATCGTGCTTCAATTATGCTGCACTGTCAacgttgtaattattatttatatgattTCGGGTGGCGATATTTATCTGCATTTCTTGCCCAGAGACCGAGAGTTACGCGGCCCGAGTGTGCTGCTACGATGTTTCAGGGGAATGAAACGTCGAGGAAAAAGTTAATCTACTTTATTTGTTGCAGCGCGTGTCGTTGCCCTTATATATACGACTTCGGATAGAGTAATACTCGCGTTAACAGCCGTGCGAAATATATATCCGGAGAGGAGTGGAGGGAACTCTGGTAAGACGGAGCACAAATTTAGGGTCACAATTTCGCTCGTTTTCAGCGAGGATAATGCACAGGGATGAATAGCGCGGACGGAAATGGGATAAAAAAGCAGCCATATTCTAGGC is a window of Neodiprion fabricii isolate iyNeoFabr1 chromosome 6, iyNeoFabr1.1, whole genome shotgun sequence DNA encoding:
- the LOC124184793 gene encoding arylalkylamine N-acetyltransferase 1-like, which translates into the protein MASAMVSRVLKNYLSKVAGLGSHCYRALQFHGSPLNLKNCCQQATHQYYTRLARTQDHEAIMNVMCDTYLKCEPSIVNIGLSGMELPTLNLMIRKGMKEGMTIVAVRGDDEAVIGAAVNTGSCPWNPDHLLRFAKCCQCGPIQDLLTFYAYVTATPQLWQKYCILKIFECTYVTVANEYQGNGIAKRLIQDSWYLARDCGYRYTAKVADGFRWECVWSLPFDEYKCNGEVIFKHIQEPHGRVDVYVDQTLPGHTNELLILTSSVALIAELPLTPSSRHVE